In a genomic window of Tachysurus vachellii isolate PV-2020 chromosome 13, HZAU_Pvac_v1, whole genome shotgun sequence:
- the aga gene encoding N(4)-(beta-N-acetylglucosaminyl)-L-asparaginase, with product MRKTACSVLTLGFIMIRFIMIRFIMIRFIPITSFALCLSPNEANLPLVINTWGFEKATLTAWRSLQSGSSPLDAVQSGCSACEEDQCDGSVGFGGHPDETGETTLDALIMNGDTMEVGAVGGLRRVKNAVGVARAVMEHTLHTLIVGESASVFAQDMGFRSESLSTNESMQTFSEWLNQKCQPNYRRSVFPDPAVSCGPYKPRAEAKPRQKRGLVTLSSHDTIGMIVIGQSGQVVAATSTNGASHKVPGRVGDSPIAGAGAYADSSVGGAAATGDGDIMMRFLPSFLAVELMRSGATPTAACNSAIYRIKKHYPEVFGAIICANSTGGFGAACNKISGFLQFPFTVFNPQSNKPQLYKVDCV from the exons ATGAGAAAAACAGCTTGTAGTGTTTTAACTCTGGGGTTCATTATGATTCGGTTCATCATGATTCGGTTCATCATGATTCGGTTCATCCCGATCACCTCAttcgctctgtgtctctctccaaACGAGGCGAATTTACCGCTTGTTATAAACACCTGGGGCTTTGAGAAGGCCACTTTAACAG catggcGCTCCCTGCAGTCAGGTTCGTCTCCTCTGGACGCTGTACAGAGTGGATGCTCTGCGTGTGAGGAGGATCAGTGTGACGGCAGTGTGGGTTTCGGTGGACATCCTGATGAGACAGGAGAGACCACACTGGATGCCCTCATCATGAACGG tgaTACGATGGAGGTGGGAGCGGTGGGAGGTCTGAGGAGGGTGAAGAACGCAGTGGGCGTGGCTAGAGCTGTGATGGAGCACACGCTACACACTCTGATAGTGGGAGAATCAG CATCAGTGTTCGCTCAGGACATGGGCTTCAGATCTGAAAGTCTGTCCACTAACGAGTCCATGCAAACTTTCTCCGAGTGGCTGAATCAGAAATGCCAACCCAACTACAGGAGG AGTGTTTTTCCGGATCCTGCCGTGTCGTGTGGGCCGTATAAACCCCGAGCTGAAGCGAAGCCGAGGCAGAAGCGTGGATTAGTTACCCTCAGCTCCCACGATACCATCG GAATGATTGTGATTGGACAGAGCGGTCAGGTGGTTGCTGCAACATCTACCAACGGAGCGTCTCATAAAGTTCCAGG CCGTGTCGGTGATTCGCCGATCGCAGGCGCCGGGGCGTACGCAGACAGCTCAGTAGGGGGCGCTGCAGCCACAGGGGACGGTGACATCATGATGCGTTTCCTACCAAG TTTTTTAGCGGTGGAGTTGATGAGGTCAGGAGCCACGCCCACCGCCGCCTGCAATAGCGCCATCTACAGGATCAAAAAGCATTACCCAGAAGTCTTTGGGGCGATCATCTGTGCCAACAGTACAGGCGGATTCG gtgCAGCGTGTAATAAAATCTCAGGCTTCCTGCAGTTTCCCTTCACAGTCTTTAATCCCCAGAGCAACAAACCGCAACTGTACAAAGTCGActgtgtgtaa